The following is a genomic window from Benincasa hispida cultivar B227 chromosome 7, ASM972705v1, whole genome shotgun sequence.
GAATATTTTGTTAGTTATCAATGAAAGAGATGGAGCAAACAAAACTGGAGgaagaaaataagagaaagaaaaagaaaaagaattgtttgaaatttatcgatgatagaagagAGAGAATATATATTAGTTGTACATTTTGATTGAAATCTATCTATCGTaatagtttatcattgatagatttagGTCGTGAATTAAAAACATACTAGTGAAAGACTTCTATTAATGACAGACTTCTCACtataaacaaatatagaaatcaACATGAGCATAGTTCAACTAGCATAAGACATAaacttataataaaaaaatgtccaAAGTTCAAATTCCATCGTTATTGTGTCAAAGAAGCATAATGATAAACACTAATAAAATAACAAGAGAAGGGAAATGAACTTGTAAAGAATTGTAAAGAAGAGAAAAGTCAATGAAAATCAAATACAACTAAAGAAATTGAATAAAATGTaaggaaaaaaatgacaaaattgagAAGGTAAATGCTAATGTTAATCAAGAATAAGAAACAATGTGAACAACAATATAagaaatcatttgaaaaaaataatctaaacTAAGTTGTCAGTTGAAGAATCTCCCAATAACACATGTTTTGGAactcagaaagaaaaaaaaaaaatgtatagtaaacataaaattggttatatttacaattttaaaaaaatgtgactatacacttaattattagtaCTACAAGCGCTACTTGTTGCAATTAccctaataaaatataaaaggtctaaatttttttttttttttttttttggtgattACAGGAAGCTGCTCAACATGTTGGTGAAGAACTTGTGAAGGCATGCGAGGACTTGAACATACACGAAATATCATCTTATGATCGAAATGGGTTTGCTCGCGGAGAGAAAATGCAAGCCTTCGAAATTGCAATTTCCCGCTATGGGCTCTTACAACGATAGATACACCAAGAATTAAGGCAAGTTGTAAATGTAAATGCTTTAATTCACATTGTTAATTTAACGTTACACATTCGTTTAAAGTTTTTTCGTCAAACTGTGGAGAAAAACTTTAGGACAATAGAAATCCCAGATAATCAATAGATATCTTTCATTGATCAAGCTTAACTTAACAACAATCATTTTAAGCACAAACATCACTGAAAATGAATTGTGATCGAGCTCGATTTGGTAAAATTCAATTGATTACCTATTGTAACTATATACTCACTGTACAGCCTACAACTCTCATTTTAACATATCTCTCTCGGTCACTTGAAATGTACAAAATTTCAAGCAACTCTTTAATTCATATACATCTCAGCAGTAACAACTAATTACATAGAAATTGTTAAAAGGGTGTAAGATTTCTCATGTTACCTCTTTCAGGGGGTCAATCCTAGTCTGTACCGGTCCACGATCATCAGAATCGTTACTCGATATCCGGGCTGCTTAGAACATAAGTCCTCTTAGTTATCAGAACCACAACATCTAACACCACTTCCTTCTTGAAGTTTCTGCCATAAACAGAGCATCTCCCGAGGTCCTTGGTAGTGAGCAACTACATAATCATCCTTACAACCTTCAATATGAATTCTCTCGTCCTTTTCGTAACGGATTTCAAGGCCCTCGCTCTTCATGTTTGCGATCCAGATTCCCATGGCTACATCTTCTAATTTAAACATCTGAGGATATAACATCGTGATTTTAGCGTGTTGTTTATGGAATAGTATAGCTTTTGAGCAAGGAAATAACAGATACCTTTAAGCTGCcttctttgtattttttggATATTGTCTTTGCTATGTCACTAGACACTACATAACCAGGACCATGTGCCCATGTTGGATAATTATCTTCGGGCCATTCCTGCATTGGAGCAATCAATGAAGATAAGATGGTAGAAagaacttatttaattttatcaaattaacgAGTATGCGCTACATAGGTCAATGACACCTAATTCTGAGCAAGCTTGTTAAAAAAATGTGAACAATATTCGACACTCATATTAACTTTTGTTTAACAGAAATATCGGCCAAATTCAAAGAAGACAAGCTCAAACACGGGTTACAAATGCTTGCGTGTTAGCATTTCTTATAGGGTTGTTCTTTTGTTATTGCAAATCAGAGATTTCAGTAAAGCAAAGGAGAGTTCCAACTAATAAAAATGACAGGGGGTGGAAGTGAAGTTTACTTAAGCCTTAGGTTATCCACGCAATGTTAGATCCTTTGCCCGTATAAGTAAAAACCAGTGCGGAAAATTACCTCCATGCTAATGAACCACTTGCTCTCAGGGTTTCTGTGAGGTTGAGAATCTGAGTTGATGAGGCCATAAAGCAATCCACTTTGTGCATTGATCCTTTTTAAAGAAGCTAAAACTTCATCCACTCGAACAAAGGCATCATCATCTGTCTTCATGATATACTTTGCTGAAGCAATCTCTGCCTGCCGAAGTGGTGAGATTAAATCATAAGGATAAATTCACATCACTCAGTGAAAGAACGAATCTTTACCCCAAAGATGCAGATGCCCAACGTTTTCCAAGTAATAAGGCTGTAGTAGTCAACAAAAGGCATCATCTGTACGTCACCATATGTTCGGGCCTCATCCCACAATTCCTCATTGACTATTTGGTTCTTATGCTGCAAAATGCAAATGATGCAAACTGGTTGTAAACCAAAGAAAATTCTATCCATAATGTAGGAACTTTAAGAGATAGTGAAAGTAACAAAAGCATGGAAGTACACTTTTCATATGAACTGATTAATCATTCCGTTTCAAGCATCCAAAAccaatgaaattttgaaatagtgtaGCCGATCTGATGACACGCCTCACTCAATTTACACTTGTAAGCATTGTGAGCAGACTTAGAAGTCGCCTCgaggctcaaagataaaatttggaagtaAATTTTATGGTTCATGCGACAAATAACTTAgatcccatttggtaaccatttggtttttgaaatttaaagctTATCCTCTCAATTTTTATTAACggtttgcatcttttttaagtaaaaaagttgaattcttagtcaaatttcaaaaacaaaaacttaaaaactatgtttttttagttttcaaaacttggcttagattttgaaaatgttgataGAACGTAAATGACAAAGCCTAGAGGTGGAAAGGGTgtttatatgcttaattttctaAAACCAAAAATGGAAAACTAAATGGATACTAAATGGGCCTTAACTATTAGTATCTAATGAAACCACCAGGTTCAACATGAATGGGTAGCCTAATTGTATTAATGTTCTTTTCAATCGAAGAAGAGTACATGTGAAGCTCACCAACCCAACAAAAAACCGAACTGCAACAGACCCAGCCTGTACTTCAGGATACTGCATCCACGTTCTTCGAACAGCCATCCGATATTTAAAATTGTTTGCTGTGGAGAAAACACCAATGAAAAGATCTAATGGTCTATCCGGAGAGAGGGGAGTTGATTTCAATGCTTCTATATTAACAATATGATCTGAATCCTCTGATGTAGGCAAACCACTTGCCAAGACAGAAATTAGTTTCAAGTCTCCCGAAATCTTTACTTCACTGACTAGCCATGGCTCCAAAGTCTGAAAAAAGAAGCAATCCAAAACAGCATAAGATTGATCATTCAGAGATCAATTTGAAGACTATTAATACAAGAATGGGTGAGATTACTTCACGGTAAGCAAAAGAAGTAACGTGCTTTCCATCAACCGTCATCTGGATTCCATCTACTCCCACTCTAAGGGTGGCAGCAAATGGATGACCAAGTTTGAAGGGGAAGTACGCTCTTGTTTTGgatttgttgaaattcttgttcaACTCAGAAAGCCGAGATTCGACATTGCCCACAATCTTGTTGCATTTTTCCAGTTCATCCACTAGCATATAAAATCAACAACATTAATTTCGAAGTGAATGGAAATAATGCTAGATTAGGGGAGGGAGTGAAATACGTGTTCAGTTTAATGTTATGGAGTTAACGTATGTTATGTTCCCAATTTCCCAGGCTGTTGATAAACCAATTATGTGACACACTATGTGGTTTGAGTCAACGTTGTTGCTAATTATGCAAGCATTTGCATTACTAATTCTCCCACCAGCAAGCCATAGTATAATATTGCATCCATGGTCTGCTTTGTAACAAAGTTTCAAAGTAAGCTCACTTGTAAGCAAACTTGAGTTGTTTTATATATAGCAACACATTTCGATCTAGACTCCATATTTTAAATATGGAAAATTGACGAAAATAGTTATCTTAAAATGGTAGTGTATGCATAGAATTATTCAAAGGAAATATGATAGACATCTATACCTTTTCCATTCTCGTCAGAACCGGATGGACATCGCTCCTCTTCTCCCCAATCACGAGAAACTGTCCAGGTGTTCTGGACAATTACAGGATCCTCAGTTAACTTATCTCCCAAAAGCCTAACATTATAATGCAAAATGATGGGTGGATCCGGCTCCCCAGGCAGTGGTTCCCCTGTCAAGTCAATTCGAAAGTTACCAAGAAGACCATTAGGAATTCCAATGACCGTGATGGAAGAACCCTGAGTAAGGCCACAAGGCATCCTTAGCTTATGGCCATTgtcgtcaagctttgttgcaTTCATTTTGGTTAGAAAATGAGGGCATTGCTTCTCCTTTGCACGGGCACTTTCATTTGTAGAACCAAGCCTTTCCTTTTCAATCGAAGTCTTGAGAATATTCCATACACCTCCAGCTTCCTTAATGGCCTCTACTGCATTAGGCAACCCTCtggtataattaattatgcTTCTTAAATGATTCCAAGTCTGAAGAGATTGATTCTCTCCATCAGTAAAATTCCCCTGAGTGAAAAGACTGGATATTATAGAGTCAGCAGAAATCACTTGATACGCAATTTCAGGATTTTGAACTGCGGGTGGAACTGCCGGATTGAGCCACTGAAGAGGATCAATAGAATTGTACAAGGGAGTTGCATAATAATTTTGCCGAGTTGAACTTCTCGAGATAACATAAATCATCAACAGTAACATAGACAACGATGCAACCAGAACCCGGCCATAACTTTTCTTCATTCTGACAATCAAACAATCCACTAATAGACAATAGCTCTAATCCAAAATTCCACCATTATTAAGCATCACGAAACTAAATGCCAATAACTGGAGCCTTATCCCTCGAGACAAATTCTGAAAGAATggaaaaattgataataaagAACAGATATCTCTCAGAAAAAATAGTAGTTATAAATTAAATCAGACTTTCGACATGCATTAATTGCAAAATATCAAATCGACACTATGCTACCTAATGCATCAGAGAGTAGGGCAAGTAGTTTCTACAAttaatactaaaataaataatccGAACTTACATCCCGCGTAAATCGCAACAAAACATAttctcaaaaacaaaattacttGACTCAAAATAGAATCATTAACAGTACCAGAAAGAAAAATGGAGAAGTAAAAGAAATCGAACAACAAAAAATTCATCCGCACTTCACCAGGTACAAGTTTCTCGAACTTGAAACAAGTATACAACAAACAGGAAAgtaaagcaagaagtagaaaAGCATAACAGCGTGTTCTTCATCAAGTAGGAAATTCCGGCGACGGAAATCACAACGAGATCCAAAGACATTGTGTAGCCGTTCTATAGAAGAAGCTCTGACAACCTCAACAGTTCATCGGAGAAGGAAaagtagagagagagagagtgagagagagaaaatttacCTTGAAAATGTGAAGAGGAAGTCCGGCCGGAGTGAAATGCAGAGAAAATGAAAGCACAGGAAAGAcggtggaggaagaagaagaagatgaagaagaagaaggagagagAAAGGGGAAGTTGCAGTGAGTAATAGATCGCTGTCGTTTCAAGCTTGGAGTCGACGTCAAAGCatagaaaagataaataaatagaaaaaatgggAAAACAATATTGAACAAGTCCCAGATCTTCAAGCTtcaaatttctaaattattttaatcgTAACACAATGCGAATAGTTGTCGTtgaattgattaatatttaaaatacgATACCAAACGATATCGTTTAATTGATCATTTTAAAAAGAGTTAAAAGGGGGGAACCGAGGAAGGGAACTTTATCTTCCCGTGTTACCCGGTCAGTCGCTCCTCCCTCCGCGACAGTCCAATAGCGTAAAGCCACCTTTATAAAGACGCTAATTTACCGTTTGACGTGGCGGATTCTGGTTGGATACTTTTTGGAAGAAGGGTcgttgtttcttttcttttcctttcttttttttcttttttctttattattccTTTTACAAAAGAGTCTTATCTTGAAGTCTTCacttttaatttacattttggAATAAAAAGCCGAGTATAGCTGGCCTTGGACGGCAGTTGAATTTTCCAACTTTACCCAAAATCTCAACATCAACCCAAAACTGTGTcgttttttctctttcttttccttaaattacacccaaaaaaaaaaaaaaaaattcccccttaaacttttattttattttaaaaatattcataattCTTTCAAAAGTTACACAGTATTCCTAGGTTAAATAGTATTTCTATGATATTGTTTGGTATTTTTGTTTAAGCTATTTCTTTCTAATATCTTATGATTATTTATATCTTTCTTTAGTATAattattgaattcttagtcaaattatattccaaaataaaaacaagtttttaaaaactattttttaaattttcatatttagcTTGGTT
Proteins encoded in this region:
- the LOC120081219 gene encoding beta-1,3-galactosyltransferase GALT1; protein product: MKKSYGRVLVASLSMLLLMIYVISRSSTRQNYYATPLYNSIDPLQWLNPAVPPAVQNPEIAYQVISADSIISSLFTQGNFTDGENQSLQTWNHLRSIINYTRGLPNAVEAIKEAGGVWNILKTSIEKERLGSTNESARAKEKQCPHFLTKMNATKLDDNGHKLRMPCGLTQGSSITVIGIPNGLLGNFRIDLTGEPLPGEPDPPIILHYNVRLLGDKLTEDPVIVQNTWTVSRDWGEEERCPSGSDENGKVDELEKCNKIVGNVESRLSELNKNFNKSKTRAYFPFKLGHPFAATLRVGVDGIQMTVDGKHVTSFAYRETLEPWLVSEVKISGDLKLISVLASGLPTSEDSDHIVNIEALKSTPLSPDRPLDLFIGVFSTANNFKYRMAVRRTWMQYPEVQAGSVAVRFFVGLHKNQIVNEELWDEARTYGDVQMMPFVDYYSLITWKTLGICIFGAEIASAKYIMKTDDDAFVRVDEVLASLKRINAQSGLLYGLINSDSQPHRNPESKWFISMEEWPEDNYPTWAHGPGYVVSSDIAKTISKKYKEGSLKMFKLEDVAMGIWIANMKSEGLEIRYEKDERIHIEGCKDDYVVAHYQGPREMLCLWQKLQEGSGVRCCGSDN